The stretch of DNA CCCATTTGCTTCAGACGGCGATGTGCTGTAGTCATGATTTAATACCGGCCACCTACTgtcactgtattttttttatttgggagaataaaaaaacaaaataattccaAACATTTATCCACAATTCAGtccttattacaattaatcttacatacatacaattcttaaatgcaattaattcTAACTTAAGTGActagacatttatttttaataaatgagccaaattttacaattgtatttgataatttcgatatgttataactataaaaaattttatagtctattttattgttgacCTGTGAATAcgctacaaaataaatttgaatattatcgcacttatataagaaatattaaattatgttcgactatatataatgttttataatgttacatttttaaaaattaaattaaatatataaagtttgtaCCAAACGCCTTTGTTTAAGCAAAGAGTCACCAACTGAAGCTGTTGCAGTTTAAATTAAGAACAGAATAATCTATGATTTGTGATATggcaataacataattatttattttaattttattgatgatacaaccaatataatatgtaaattagtaAATgacaatgaattataaatgttaataaataataatataaataaaattatacagtaCAGATACAAAATTCATAGCATGCtcttatatcaaaatttattcattattcatgCCTGCATGAACTGAATTCACATGAAATCTTtacaaatttttcttttgaaatgcaaatattataacaattgacACATTTTCGGGAATGTTCTAGATAAATCTACCAGATAATCCGTTGAGGCTGATCGAAATCAACCCATTTAATCTCCTTATtgaaaaacacataaaacacGGCAACATTCATTGACAAATACCACAAGAACTCGAAACAGGCAACTTTGTACGACGATTTAGCGAAACGCAACCTAACAATTATATATGGGACTAAAAAGTACCTCACATCTAGTAATTTCTGCAGAGACAAAGTTAAAAACAAAGCGATTGTGTATGGCAATAAAAACGCAACGCAATTCTGGTCCTTCAAATTATCGTATAAGCTGAACAGGAGGAAAATGTATGCTGGTATCGTTGCATATTTTGCATAATCATATTTGCCAAACCAACGATTCCAAACGTAGAATGTATAATGTCGATTATCTGCTAATATGTATGGATGAAccaatgtattaaaatgaacaATGGCTGCAAATAAAACAGCAAAGAACACAACCTTCAGTTTGTGTCGCATAATCAATTTCAACGTAGACGAAAATTTAGCCAACACATACGGCAACCCGAACACACCGTAGAATAAAAGGAAATACAACATCTGCGGCAAGTGCAGTGTTGCCTGATGTGCGCTTTTATCACCCACAACGATCGAACCGTTAACATAAACGAAAACCACAAAGCCTAGCAACACCAACGCTTGCTGGAACATCAAAACAAAGTCCgatattgttaaaaacttaAACACATTCACAAAACATGTGCTTACGTGGTATTTTATGGCTATAACAATATCATTCAAGTTATAATACCGTTTTAACTTAGATGAGTCTATGTTATTAGCGATTATGCTCCGACGGATagcagatttatttaaatactggTTACCGTACACCCTAGAACTTCTTATGAACAAATCTATCACCCTATGTCCAAGCATCATAGCTATCCACACAACATTTGTCTGCCGAAATAACACACATAGCCCCCCATTTAGAAACACTAGCCAATAACTCTTATACACAATGGACATTATAGAGAAAATCAATAACATAAGCAAAGACAATGTATCAGTATAGTATACGAAGGAGAAAAAGTATAGAGGCGGCAAAATAGCCAAGCT from Zerene cesonia ecotype Mississippi unplaced genomic scaffold, Zerene_cesonia_1.1 Zces_u007, whole genome shotgun sequence encodes:
- the LOC119839060 gene encoding putative Dol-P-Glc:Glc(2)Man(9)GlcNAc(2)-PP-Dol alpha-1,2-glucosyltransferase — protein: MWFISIKFIILLITAVVVYFYTSLHLFKAVYKASDIIIDELFHIPQGIAYCERNFSRWDPKITTLPGLYLASSILSVFSLDCNTYNLRFINLIASCMNLVIFAFLLKFIYGHTGSQIKIVLQALSLAILPPLYFFSFVYYTDTLSLLMLLIFSIMSIVYKSYWLVFLNGGLCVLFRQTNVVWIAMMLGHRVIDLFIRSSRVYGNQYLNKSAIRRSIIANNIDSSKLKRYYNLNDIVIAIKYHVSTCFVNVFKFLTISDFVLMFQQALVLLGFVVFVYVNGSIVVGDKSAHQATLHLPQMLYFLLFYGVFGLPYVLAKFSSTLKLIMRHKLKVVFFAVLFAAIVHFNTLVHPYILADNRHYTFYVWNRWFGKYDYAKYATIPAYIFLLFSLYDNLKDQNCVAFLLPYTIALFLTLSLQKLLDVRYFLVPYIIVRLRFAKSSYKVACFEFLWYLSMNVAVFYVFFNKEIKWVDFDQPQRIIW